Proteins encoded within one genomic window of Diceros bicornis minor isolate mBicDic1 chromosome X, mDicBic1.mat.cur, whole genome shotgun sequence:
- the LOC131400384 gene encoding uncharacterized protein CXorf51A-like produces MARVTRTPQASSTVMEQPRQRTPNTKERKKSKASCQPRSRGSVKVAKKTMGAKRSLKRSLRKKASPKNPTSSTKSKKARGTALFGHYHRLNEELSQNEPESVEEPTTSHDYLGSQ; encoded by the exons ATGGCTCGGGTGACCAGGACACCACAAGCTTCTAGCACAGTTATGGAACAACCAAGACAACGGACTCCAAACaccaaagagaggaagaagagcaaGGCATCCTGTCAACCCAGGTCCAGAGGCAGCGTCAAG GTGGCCAAGAAAACCATGGGGGCAAAGAGATCCCTTAAAAGGAGTTTGAGAAAAAAAGCCTCTCCAAAAAATCCCACCTCTTCAACGAAATCTAAGAAAGCTAGAGGAACAGCACTATTCGGTCACTATCACAGGCTGAATGAAGAACTGAGTCAAAATGAGCCAGAGAGCGTGGAGGAGCCCACCACTTCACATGACTACCTGGGCAGCCAGTGA
- the LOC131400149 gene encoding protein EOLA1 isoform X2 produces MKFSCLSFRQPYAGFVLNGVKTLETRWRPLLSSHRNCTIAIHIAHRDWEDAAWRELLVERLGRTPAQIQALLWEGEKYGRGVIAGLVDVGETLQCPEDLAPDEVVELESQAVLTNLKQKFLTVLSNPRWLLEPIPRKGGRDIFQVDIPEHLIPLGQEA; encoded by the exons ATGAAGTTCAGCTGCCTCTCCTTCCGGCAGCCCTATGCAGGTTTTGTCTTAAATGGGGTCAAGACCCTGGAGACGCGTTGGCGTCCCCTGCTGAGCAGCCACCGCAACTGTACCATCGCCATCCACATTGCTCACAGGGACTGGGAAGATGCCGCCTGGAGGGAGCTGCTGGTGGAGAGGCTGGGGCGGACCCCCGCTCAGATTCAGGCCTTGCTCTGGGAAGGGGAAAAGTATGGCCGTGGAGTAATTGCTG GGCTCGTTGACGTTGGGGAAACTTTGCAGTGCCCAGAGGACTTAGCTCCTGATGAGGTTGTGGAACTGGAAAGTCAAGCTGTACTGACCAACCTGAAGCAGAAGTTCCTGACTGTGCTTTCAAACCCCAGGTGGTTACTGGAGCCCATACCCAGGAAAGGCGGAAGGGATATCTTCCAGGTAGACATCCCAGAGCACCTGATCcccttggggcaggaggcctga
- the LOC131400153 gene encoding heat shock transcription factor, X-linked member 3-like, with protein sequence MASQSTDQIDQVELAPSGNGESAIGVPSNSSLVPNLDSREVLENHSDQAMSQDPGPQDDPRPQDPNQGTAHVEENDLLGLSFPRKLWMLAEDSAFTSVRWNDDGDTVIIEEDLFQREILNRRGAARIFETDSLKTFIRQLNLHGFSKIRSDNSSAHSPGNKRIMIYRNPNFQRHKPLLIENIRRRGDLRIIACPGTSATTPKRKKQVAATRHSPRIHRNEPTKETNKKAQKEAPNAQGPSGSWWFTCSGICSVTCVARRAMGNHHPSEPGSPSGEGPSRNDMFVPLATARRDGIGEPPASPPDYSDYDFVMSLYNTCYFILLAALSVMSAYEAPDEDEEQEGSSDHKCVLCEQCKDNPGP encoded by the exons ATGGCTAGTCAGAGTACTGACCAGATAGATCAAGTCGAGCTGGCCCCATCAGGTAATGGAGAGTCAGCAATAGGGGTCCCATCTAATTCATCCCTAGTTCCAAATTTGGATTCAAGGGAGGTTTTGGAGAACCACAGTGACCAAGCCATGAGCCAAGATCCAGGCCCCCAAGATGACCCACGACCACAGGATCCAAATCAAGGCACAGCCCACGTGGAAGAAAACGATCTTCTCGGGCTCTCCTTCCCCAGAAAGCTTTGGATGTTAGCAGAGGACAGCGCCTTCACGTCTGTGCGCTGGAATGACGATGGAGACACCGTGATCATTGAAGAAGATCTTTTCCAGAGGGAGATTCTTAACCGGAGAGGTGCAGCGAGAATTTTTGAAACAGACAGCTTGAAGACTTTTATCCGCCAACTGAATCTCCACGGATTCAGCAAAATACGTTCAGACAACTCTTCGGCTCACTCTCCAGGGAACAAGAGAATCATG ATCTACCGAAACCCCAACTTTCAGAGACACAAGCCTCTCCTCATTGAGAACATTCGGAGAAGAGGAGACCTGAGAATTATCGCCTGCCCAGGGACCAGTGCAACAACTCCCAAGAGAAAGAAGCAGGTAGCAGCTACGAGGCACTCCCCAAGAATCCATCGCAATGAACCCaccaaagaaaccaacaaaaaggCGCAGAAGGAAGCCCCCAATGCTCAGGGACCCAGTGGCAGCTGGTGGTTCACGTGTTCTGGTATCTGTTCTGTGACCTGTGTAGCCAGACGTGCCATGGGAAACCATCACCCAAGTGAGCCAGGCAGCCCAAGTGGGGAGGGCCCGTCCAGGAATGATATGTTTGTGCCCCTGGCTACTGCCAGAAGGGACGGCATAGGGGAACCACCCGCCAGCCCCCCAGATTACTCAGATTACGATTTTGTGATGTCCTTGTACAACACCTGTTATTTCATCCTGCTGGCTGCCCTTTCAGTCATGTCCGCATACGAGGCCCCTGACGAGGACGAGGAGCAGGAAGGCTCCTCAGATCACAAATGTGTACTCTGTGAGCAGTGCAAGGACAATCCGGGTCCCTAA